From the Amia ocellicauda isolate fAmiCal2 chromosome 21, fAmiCal2.hap1, whole genome shotgun sequence genome, one window contains:
- the hectd1 gene encoding E3 ubiquitin-protein ligase HECTD1 isoform X10 gives MADVDPDTLLEWLQMGQGDERDMQLIALEQLCMLLLMSDNVDRCFETCPPRTFLPALCKIFLDESAPDNVLEVTARAITYYLDVSAECTRRIVGVDGAIKALCSRLVVVELNNRTSRDLAEQCVKVLELICTRESGAVFEAGGLNCVLSFIRDSGHLVHKDTLHSAMAVVSRLCGKMEPQDSSLETCVESLSSLLKHEDHQVSDGALRCFASLADRFTRRGVDPAPLAKHGLTEELLSRMAAAGGTASGPSSTCKPGRTSTGATATAADSKVSNQVSTIVSLLSTLCRGSPLVTHDLLRSELPDSIESALQGDERCILDTMRLVDLLLVLLFEGRKALPKSNAGSTGRIPGLRRLDSSGERSHRQLIDCIRSKDTDALIDAIDTGAFEVNFMDDVGQTLLNWASAFGTQEMVEFLCERGADVNRGQRSSSLHYAACFGRPQVAKTLLRHGANPDLRDEDGKTPLDKARERGHSEVVAILQSPGDWMCPVNKGDDKKKKDVSKEEEESSEPKGDPEMAPIYLKRLLPVFAHTFQHTMLPSIRKASLALIRKMVHYCSEALLKEVCDSDAGHSLPTVLVEITATVLDQEDDDDGHLLALQIIRDLVDKGGDVFLDQLARLGVINKVSTLAGPTSDDENEEESKPEKEDEPQEDAKEIQQGKPYHWRDWSIIRGRDCLYIWSDAAALELSNGSNGWFRFILDGKLATMYSSGSPEGGSDSSESRSEFLEKLQRARSQVKPATASQPVLSALGPTKLTVGNWSLTCLKEGEIAIHNSDGQQATILKEDLPGFVFESNRGTKHSFTAETSLGSEFVTGWTGKRGRKLKSKLEKTKQKVKTMARDLYDDHFKAVESMPRGVVVTLRNIATQLESAWELHTNRQCIEGENMWRDLMKTALENLIVVLKDENTISPYEVCSSGLVQALFTILNSVDLDVKHDCRPLMERINVFKTAFSENEGDDSQPAIALIRKLIAVLESIERLPLHLYDTPGSTYNLQILTRRLRFRLERAPGETALIDRTGRMLKMEPLATVESLEQYLLKMVAKQWYDFDRSSFVFVRKLREGQTFTFRHQHDFDENGIVYWIGTNAKTAYEWVNPAAYGLVVVTSSEGRNLPYGRLEDILSRDSSALNCHTNDDKNAWFAIDLGLWVIPSAYTLRHARGYGRSALRNWVFQVSKDGQNWTTLYTHVDDCSLNEPGSTATWPLDPSKDEKQGWRHIRIKQMGKNASGQTHYLSLSGLELYGTVSGVCEDQLGKAVKEAEANLRRQRRLFRSQVMKYIVPGARVVRGIDWKWRDQDGNPPGEGTVTGEAHNGTAQSWSSLVKNNCPDKASAAGASSSSRKGSSSSVCSVASSSDLSLSSAKLERRSESVLEHGATPGAENHEPIVVLSAADGLPHAEGGSASSASTSTLTADTGSENVDRKPGADATIRPAGESGAISMGIVSVSSPDVSSVSESSSKEAPSQRPLCSAANARLSVSSLLAAGAPMSSSASVPNLSSREASLMESFVRRAPNMSRTNATNNMNLSRSSSDNNTNTLGRNVMSTATSPLMGAQSFPNLTTTGTTSTVTMSTSIVTSSNNVATATTGLSVGQSLSNTLTTSLTSTSSESDTGQEAEFSLYDFLDSCRANTLLAELDDEEDLPEPDDDDDENEDDNQDDQEYEEVLVRSRVNLGFHIHMNREEEEYETKGGRRRTWDDDFVLKRQFSALVPAFDPRPGRTNVQQTTDLEIPPPGTPRSEVLEEVECAPSPHLALILKVAGLGTSREVELPLSNYKSTIFYYVQKLLQLSCNGSVKSDKLRRIWEPTYTIMYRERKDSDKEKESGKMGCWSVEHVEQYLGTDELPKNDLITYLQKSADSTFLRHWKLTGTNKSIRKSRNCSQLIAAYKDFCERGSKSSGLSHGSLSSLQSCDILSSTREPAQAKAGSGQNACGVEDVLQLLRILYIIGGDPHSTRTLQEEADEQLQFSVSHEEFTSKKVTTKILQQIEEPLALASGALPDWCEQLTSKCPFLIPFETRQLYFTCTAFGASRAIVWLQNRREATMERSRPSTAVRRDDPGEFRVGRLKHERVKVPRGDSMMEWAENVMQIHADRKSVLEVEFLGEEGTGLGPTLEFYALVAAEFQKKSLGVWLCDDDFPDDESRQVDLGGGLKPPGYYVQRSCGLFPAPFPQDSDELDRISKLFLFLGVFLAKCIQDNRLVDLPISRPFFKLMCMGDIKSNMSKLLYESRGEGELTFSEIQSEASTEEGHDTYSMGSFDEDSKSEFILDPPKPKPPAWYHGILTWEDFELVNPHRAKFMREVKALAVKRRQILGNKALSEDEKNTRLQDLMLKNPAGSGPPLGVEDLGLNFQFCPSSKVHGFSAVDLKPHGEDEMVTMDNAEEYVELMFDFCMHTGIQKQMEAFRDGFNRVFPMEKLSSFSHEEVQMILCGNQSPSWTAEDIMNYTEPKLGYTRDSPGFLRFVQVLCGMSSDERKAFLQFTTGCSTLPPGGLANLHPRLTIVRKVDATDSSYPSVNTCVHYLKLPEYSSEEIMRDRLLAATMEKGFHLN, from the exons GTCTCGGACGGAGCCCTGCGCTGCTTCGCCTCCCTGGCTGACCGCTTCACCCGACGGGGGGTGGACCCGGCGCCCCTGGCCAAGCACGGCCTAACGGAGGAGCTGCTGTCGCGCATGGCGGCGGCGGGGGGCACCGCGTCCGGACCCTCCTCCACCTGCAAGCCCGGCCGCACCTCGACCGGCGCCACGGCCACCGCTGCCGACTCCAAAGTCAGCAACCAGGTGTCCACCATCGTCAGCTTGCTGTCCACACTGTGCCGGGGGTCCCCGCTGGTGACGCAC GACCTGCTGCGGTCTGAGCTGCCCGACTCCATCGAGAGCGCCCTGCAGGGGGACGAGCGCTGCATCCTGGACACCATGCGGCTGGTGGACctgctgctggtgctgctgtTCGAGGGACGCAAGGCCCTGCCGAAGTCCAACGCCGGGTCCACAGGCCGCATCCCGGGCCTGCGGAGGCTGGACAGCTCGGGGGAGCGCTCCCACCGACAGCTCATCGACTGTATCCGGAGCAAAGACACGGACGCGCTGATCGACGCTATCGACACTGGAG CCTTTGAAGTCAATTTCATGGACGATGTCGGACAGACGCTCTTGAACTGGGCCTCGGCATTCGGCACTCAAGAGATG GTGGAATTCTTGTGTGAGAGGGGTGCGGATGTCAACCGAGGTCAGAGGTCGTCTTCACTACATTATGCTGCTTGCTTTGGGAGACCTCAAGTGGCAAAG ACTCTACTGCGCCATGGAGCCAATCCAGACCTGCGAGACGAAGATGGCAAGACGCCGCTGGACAAGGCCCGAGAGAGGGGCCACAGCGAGGTGGTGGCGATCCTGCAGTCCCCAG GTGACTGGATGTGCCCAGTGAACAAAGGGGAcgacaagaagaagaaagatgtcagcaaggaggaggaggagagcagtGAGCCCAAAGGGGATCCGGAAATGGCCCCCATCTATCTGAAGAGGCTGCTGCCCGTCTTCGCGCACACCTTTCAACACACGATGCTGCCTTCGATTAG GAAAGCGAGCCTCGCCCTCATCAGGAAGATGGTCCACTACTGCTCCGAGGCCCTTCTGAAGGAGGTGTGCGACTCGGACGCCGGTCACAGTTTGCCCACGGTGTTGGTGGAGATCACCGCCACTGTCCTGGATCAGGAG GACGACGACGATGGACACCTGCTGGCTCTGCAGATCATCCGGGATCTGGTCGATAAGGGGGGAGATGTCTTCCTGGACCAGCTGGCCAGGCTCGGGGTCATCAACAAGGTGTCCACTCTGGCAGGGCCGACCTCAGACGACGAGAACGAAGAAGAGTCGAAGCCTGAGAAG GAGGACGAGCCCCAGGAAGATGCCAAAGAGATCCAGCAGGGTAAGCCCTACCACTGGAGGGACTGGTCCATCATCCGCGGCCGCGACTGCCTGTACATCTGGAGCGACGCGGCCGCCCTGGAGCTGTCCAACGGCAGCAACGGCTGGTTCCGCTTCATCCTGGACGGCAAGCTGGCCACCATGTACTCCAGCGGCAGCCCTGAGGGGGGATCGGACAGCTCAG AAAGCAGGAGCGAGTTCTTGGAGAAGCTGCAGAGAGCTCGGAGCCAAGTGAAACCGGCCACCGCCAGTCAGCCGGTGCTCTCGGCTCTGGGCCCCACCAAGCTCACTGTGGGGAACTGGTCTCTCACCTGCCTGAAGGAAGGAGAGATTGCCATCCACAACTCGGACGGCCAGCAGGCCACCATCCTGAAGGAGGACCTGCCTGGCTTCGTGTTCGAGTCCAACCGAGGGACCAAGCACTCCTTCACTGCGGAAACCTCCCTCG GTTCGGAGTTCGTGACGGGCTGGACCGGAAAACGAGGACGGAAACTCAAGTCTAAACTGGAAAAGACAAAGCAAAAG GTGAAGACCATGGCCCGAGATCTGTATGATGACCACTTCAAGGCGGTGGAGAGCATGCCCAGGGGGGTGGTGGTCACCTTGAGGAACATTGCCACCCAGCTGGAGTCTGCATGGGAGCTCCACACCAACAGACAG TGTATTGAGGGCGAGAACATGTGGAGAGACCTCATGAAGACGGCCCTGGAGAACCTGATTGTGGTGCTGAAGGACGAGAACACCATCTCCCCGTACGAGGTGTGCAGCAGCGGCCTCGTGCAGGCGCTGTTCACCATCCTCAAC AGCGTGGATCTGGATGTGAAGCACGATTGTAGGCCACTGATGGAGAGGATCAACGTCTTCAAAACGGCGTTCAGTGAGAACGAAGGCGATGACAG tcAACCTGCAATTGCCTTAATTCGCAAGCTCATCGCAGTTCTGGAGTCCATCGAGCGGCTGCCTCTCCACCTGTACGACACGCCAGGGTCTACGTACAACCTCCAG ATTCTGACCCGGCGGCTTCGGTTCCGTCTGGAGCGCGCGCCTGGCGAGACTGCGCTGATCGACCGCACCGGCAGGATGCTCAAGATGGAGCCGCTGGCCACCGTGGAGTCCCTGGAGCAGTACCTCCTCAAAATG GTGGCCAAGCAGTGGTACGACTTCGACCGGTCCTCCTTCGTGTTTGTCAGGAAGCTCCGTGAGGGGCAGACCTTCACCTTCCGGCACCAGCACGACTTCGACGAGAACGGCATCGTCTACTGGATCGGCACAAACGCCAA GACTGCCTATGAGTGGGTGAACCCCGCGGCCTACGGGCTGGTGGTGGTGACGTCCTCGGAGGGGAGGAACCTGCCCTACGGCCGGCTGGAGGACATCCTGAGCCGGGACAGCTCGGCGCTCAACTGCCACACCAACGACGACAAGAACGCCTGGTTTGCCATCGACCTTGGCCTGTGGGTCATCCCCTCGGCCTATACCCTGAGACATGCGCGCGGCTACGGACGGTCCGCCCTGCGGAACTGGGTGTTCCAGGTGTCTAAAGACGGGCAGAACTGGACCACGCTGTACACCCATGTGGACGACTGCAGTCTCAACGAGCCGGG GTCTACAGCCACGTGGCCGCTGGACCCGTCCAAAGACGAGAAGCAGGGCTGGAGGCACATCCGCATCAAGCAGATGGGCAAGAACGCAAGCGGCCAGACGCACTACCTGTCTCTGTCGGGGCTGGAGCTCTACGGCACGGTCAGCGGAGTGTGCGAAGACCAGCTGG GGAAAGCAGTCAAGGAGGCCGAGGCCAACCTGAGGAGGCAGCGGCGCCTGTTCCGCTCCCAGGTGATGAAGTATATCGTCCCCGGTGCCCGAGTGGTCCGGGGCATCGACTGGAAGTGGAGAGACCAGGATGGGAACCCGCCCGGGGAGGGCACGGTGACCGGAGAGGCGCACAACG GCACAGCGCAGTCCTGGAGCAGCCTGGTGAAAAATAACTGTCCGGACAAGGCCTCCGCGGCGGGggccagctcctcctccaggaAAGGCAGCAGCAGCTCGGTGTGTAGCGTGGCCAGCAGCAGTGATCTCAGTCTGAGCTCGGCCAAACTGGAGCGCCGGTCCGAGAGCGTGCTGGAGCACGGCGCCACGCCTGGCGCCGAGAACCACGAGCCCATAGTGGTCCTGTCCGCCGCCGACGGCCTGCCCCACGCCGAGGGCGGCTCCGCTTCCAGCGCCAGCACCAGCACTTTAACCGCCGACACGGGCAGCGAAAACGTGGACAGGAAGCCGGGCGCCGACGCCACAATACGGCCCGCCGGCGAGTCGGGCGCCATTTCCATGGGAATAGTGAGCGTCAGTTCTCCGGACGTCAGTTCTGTCTCGGAGTCGTCCAGCAAGGAAGCCCCGTCCCAGCGGCCGCTCTGCTCAGCGGCCAACGCCCGCCTGTCCGTGAGTTCGCTGCTGGCGGCTGGCGCGCCCATGAGCTCCAGCGCCAGCGTGCCCAACCTGTCGTCGCGGGAGGCCAGCCTGATGGAGTCGTTCGTCAGGAGGGCGCCCAACATGTCGCGCACCAACGCCACCAACAACATGAACCTGAGCCGCAGCAGCAGCGACAACAACACCAACACGCTGGGCCGGAACGTCATGAGCACCGCCA CTTCTCCTCTCATGGGTGCGCAGAGTTTTCCTAACCTCACTACCACTGGCACCACCTCGACCGTTACAATGTCCACCTCCATAGTAACCAGCAGCAATAACGTAGCCACCGCGACCACAGGTCTGTCCGTCGGCCAGTCGCTCAGTAACACTCTGACGACCAGCCTGACCTCCACGTCTAGCGAGAGCGACACGGGTCAGGAGGCCGAGTTCTCTCTCTATG ATTTCCTGGACAGCTGCCGCGCCAACACCCTGCTGGCGGAGCTGGACGACGAGGAGGACCTGCCCGAGCCGGACGACGACGACGATGAGAACGAAGACGACAACCAGGACGACCAGGAGTATGAGGAAGTTTTGGTACGGTCCCGGGTAAACCTTGGTTTCCACATTCATATGAATAGG gaggaggaggagtacgAGACCAAAGGAGGCCGGCGGCGGACCTGGGACGACGACTTCGTCCTGAAGCGCCAGTTTTCTGCTTTGGTGCCGGCTTTCGATCCCAGACCGGGCCGCACCAATGTGCAGCAGACCACTGATCTGGAAATCCCCCCTCCAG GGACGCCCCGCTCGGAGGTGCTGGAGGAGGTGGAGTGTGCCCCCTCTCCCCACCTGGCCCTGATCCTGAAGGTGGCGGGTCTGGGCACCAGCAGAGAGGTGGAGCTGCCCCTGTCCAACTACAAGTCCACCATTTTCTACTACGTGCAGAAGCTCCTGCAGTTGTCCTGCAATGGCAGCGTGAAATCTGACAAACTCCGGCGGATCTGGGAGCCGACGTACAC GATAATGTACAGAGAAAGGAAGGATTccgacaaagaaaaagaaagtggaAAGATG GGTTGCTGGTCTGTTGAGCATGTGGAACAGTACCTTGGCACTGATGAATTACCAAAGAATGACTTGATAACCTACCTGCAGAAGAGTGCAGACTCCACTTTCCTCCGCCACTGGAAATTAACCGGCACTAATAAAAGTATTAGGAAAAGCAGAAATTGTTCTCAGCTCATAGCTGCATACAAG GATTTCTGTGAGCGCGGCTCCAAGTCATCGGGCCTGAGCCATGGCTCGCTGTCCTCCCTGCAGAGCTGCGACATCCTGAGCTCGACCCGGGAGCCGGCGCAGGCCAAGGCGGGCAGCGGGCAGAACGCCTGCGGAGTGGAGGACGTGCTGCAGCTCCTCCGCATCCTGTACATCATCGGGGGAGACCCCCACTCCACCCGGACCCTCCAGGAAG AAGCTGATGAACAACTTCAGTTCAGCGTTTCACACGAGGAGTTTACCAGTAAAAAGGTCACAACCAAAATCCTGCAGCAGATCGAG GAGCCACTGGCGCTGGCGAGTGGAGCTCTGCCAGACTGGTGTGAACAGCTGACCAGCAAGTGTCCTTTCCTCATCCCCTTCGAGACGAGGCAGCTGTACTTCACCTGCACGGCGTTTGGGGCGTCCAG GGCCATAGTGTGGCTCCAGAACCGGCGCGAGGCGACGATGGAGCGGTCCCGGCCCTCCACGGCGGTGCGGAGGGACGACCCGGGCGAGTTCCGCGTGGGTCGCCTGAAGCACGAACGTGTCAAGGTCCCCCGCGGAGACAGCATGATGGAGTGGGCTGAGAACGTCATGCAGATCCATGCGGACAGGAAGTCTGTCCTGGAG GTGGAGTTCCTGGGAGAAGAAGGCACCGGACTGGGCCCGACCCTGGAGTTCTACGCGCTGGTGGCAgccgagtttcagaagaaatcGCTGGGAGTCTGGCTCTGCGACGACGACTTCCCGGACGATGAGTCTCGACAG GTGGACCTGGGTGGTGGGCTGAAGCCCCCGGGCTACTACGTCCAGCGGTCCTGTGGGCTCTTCCCCGCGCCCTTCCCCCAGGACAGCGACGAGCTGGACCGCATCAGCAAGCTGTTCCTGTTCCTGGGCGTCTTCCTGGCCAAGTGCATCCAGGACAACCGTCTGGTGGACCTGCCCATCTCCAGGCCCTTCTTCAAGCTCATGTGCATGGGTGACATCAAGAGCAACATGAGCAAGCTGCTGTACGAGTCGCGTGGCGAGGGCGAGCTCACCTTCTCCGAGATCCAGTCGGAGGCGTCCACCGAGGAAGGCCATGACACCTACTCCATGGGCAGCTTCGACGAGGACTCCAAGTCCGAGTTCATCCTGGACCCGCCCAAGCCCAAACCGCCTGCCTGGTACCACGGCATCCTAACCTGGGAGGACTTCGAGCTGGTCAACCCGCACCGGGCCAAGTTCATGAGGGAGGTCAAGGCGCTGGCGGTGAAGCGGCGCCAGATCCTCGGCAACAAGGCCCTGTCGGAGGACGAGAAGAACACGCGGCTGCAGGACCTGATGCTGAAGAACCCCGCTGGGTCCGGGCCGCCGCTGGGCGTTGAGGATCTGGG GTTGAATTTCCAGTTCTGCCCGTCGTCCAAAGTGCACGGGTTCTCGGCGGTGGACCTGAAGCCCCACGGAGAAGACGAG ATGGTGACGATGGACAATGCGGAGGAGTACGTGGAGCTGATGTTCGACTTCTGTATGCACACCGGGATCCAGAAACAGATGGAGGCCTTCAGAG ACGGCTTCAACCGGGTCTTCCCGATGGAGAAGCTCAGCTCCTTCAGCCACGAGGAGGTGCAGATGATCCTGTGTGGGAACCAGTCGCCCTCCTGGACTGCAGAGGACATCATGAACTACACTGAGCCCAAACTGGGCTACACCCGCGACAG CCCTGGCTTCCTGCGCTTCGTCCAGGTCCTGTGTGGCATGTCTTCGGATGAGCGGAAAGCCTTCCTGCAGTTCACCACGGGATGCTCGACGCTGCCCCCGGGCGGCCTGGCCAACCTGCACCCCCGCCTCACCATCGTCCGCAAG GTGGACGCCACAGACTCCAGCTACCCGTCGGTGAACACGTGTGTGCACTACCTGAAGCTGCCCGAGTATTCCTCAGAGGAGATCATGAGGGACCGGCTGCTGGCCGCCACCATGGAGAAGGGCTTCCACCTGAACTGA